The following proteins come from a genomic window of Gammaproteobacteria bacterium:
- a CDS encoding alpha/beta hydrolase-fold protein — protein sequence MDPNTPPVVIDTGPAPDASVIWLHGLGADGHDFEPVIPELGLPAGLHVRFVFPHAPVRPVTINGGMAMRAWFDYRSLDFGSGEAVEQILESTEQVKTLIEVERDRGIPPARILLAGFSQGGVVALAAALRWPERIGGVVALSCYLPRNPELLAHMRAEGAAPPVFQAHGREDPLIPVQIGEDTARWLEERTKSIQFKTYPVAHGVCLEELRDIGAWLAARFGDEHAAGIQTSVGYD from the coding sequence ATGGACCCGAACACCCCACCCGTCGTCATCGACACCGGCCCGGCGCCGGATGCGAGCGTGATCTGGCTGCACGGACTGGGCGCCGACGGCCACGACTTCGAGCCGGTCATCCCCGAGCTTGGTCTGCCCGCCGGGCTGCATGTGCGTTTCGTATTCCCGCACGCCCCCGTACGCCCGGTCACCATCAACGGCGGCATGGCCATGCGGGCCTGGTTCGATTATCGAAGCCTGGACTTCGGCAGCGGAGAGGCCGTCGAACAGATCCTCGAATCCACCGAACAGGTCAAAACACTCATCGAAGTCGAGCGGGACCGCGGCATACCGCCTGCGCGCATTCTGCTGGCCGGTTTTTCCCAGGGCGGGGTGGTCGCGCTGGCCGCCGCCCTGCGCTGGCCGGAACGCATCGGGGGCGTCGTCGCCCTGTCCTGTTATCTGCCGCGCAACCCGGAACTACTCGCGCATATGCGGGCAGAGGGCGCTGCCCCGCCCGTGTTTCAGGCCCACGGACGGGAGGACCCGCTGATCCCCGTGCAAATCGGTGAAGATACCGCCAGATGGCTTGAAGAACGAACCAAATCCATCCAGTTCAAAACATATCCCGTCGCGCACGGCGTGTGCCTGGAGGAACTGCGCGACATCGGCGCCTGGCTGGCAGCGCGGTTCGGCGACGAACACGCCGCTGGCATTCAAACCAGCGTTGGCTATGATTGA